A region of the Phaseolus vulgaris cultivar G19833 chromosome 11, P. vulgaris v2.0, whole genome shotgun sequence genome:
attctgttggcttgggcttcacaccgggaggcggggtggtagtgatgtaacttactgacctcttatttttcaggctattctcatagcacttcttcgcttccttctggtcagatttgatggtgatcaccaccccctccatcgacaacaacttcaccttcatgtgcctggttgagggcacagctcctattttgttgagtgttggtcttcccaacagaatgttatatgctgagggagcattcacgacgaggtacttgattttctccgtcctcgagcccgcctcatccgtgaatgtagttcttaattctatgtaccccctaacctccacctgatcgccagcaaacccatacaagcaccctccacagggcctcagctggtcaaggggcaattgcagctgtgtgaaagtcggccagaacatcacatctgccgagcttccttggtccaccagtacccggtggaccttccttcccgccgtgacaagctagataactatgggatcgttgtcatgaggcacaacgtccctgagatcttctcttgtgaacgtaatgtccacatctggcgagtgatcctcgaacatgtccaccgtcatcacagaccttgcatatttcttcctctgtgacgcggtgcatccaccacccgaaaAACccccagcgatggtgtggatctctccatgagtgggcatctcatgctgctgagcctcaccacccgccggctgggagctcgacgctccccccgtcctcctgtccagcagttaatcattcaagaaaccgctcttcaccaggtcgtcgagctggtatcccagtgCCAAACACGAGtcaacggtgtgaccaaaactctggtggaactcgcaccaggcgtctggttttggtcctaacaccttgtcgcccaccttctcaggtgccttgagcctggctgctatgttggggatggcgatcagatctgccaaccccatgacaaacttatgctttggtgggcgattgtactccctggggcgccctgggtccctgcccttgtttttccttggatcataaggatggtgagtcctttgatccctcttggccgccgctgtctccaacaccctctgtggctggatcctggtctgggcacgtggcctagcgggggccacgctccctctcttctcggcgacctcactctcatcggcgatgtgggccaccgcaagtcgcctaacctcagcaaacgtggcggggtgagcgctgatcagtgcctcgcagaaaggtcctggcagcacgccctttttgaaggcgtataccagcatctccCCGTCCTTGactggcgagcggaccatctgcgctccaaagcgattcaagtagtccctgagggactctccctggtactgtcttatgtcgaacaggtcataagacaccctaggcggcgccttgttcactatgtactgcttgacgaaaagcttcgaaaactgctggaaattggttatgtgaccggtaggcaagctcacaaaccattccagcgctgttccctggagcgtgctcacaaacattttgcaatatacagcatccgagcctcctgacagcatcatctgcgtgtggaacgtggtgagatgtgcctcagggtcctccacgccggtgaaagtagccttcacgggtaccacactcgcagggataggcgtgtctgtgatcgcctgagcaaatggcatagggaaaacgcgaggtggcgacgatggtgcgacctcttcagcgactgggcgttCTCAATGCTCTTaaagagcttggcgcaactcttcagcgactgggcggtctcagctcttcattcctggcctgagaggcaactaggtcctcatgcatctttgcctgctctacgcgccaGGCCTCCACGTTCGCCTGCAgtgcacgcatgatctccatcatctgcgccatggtcatggcgccttcagcagcaactggcacaactggacttgaacggttgcttctcatctttctcatgaaaactcagcaaaccaAAGTTCGACGAACAAAACCTTCACCAGcgaaacgatcgatccagcaatcaaccgGTCAAAACTTCGTAAACTCCAAAGAACTTTCAAGAACGCAATCACAACAGcaaaaacctccacagaaacttgCAATCTTAGCACGAACCTACCACCTCTCCACCAAAACTTCTGATTCACCGGTCAAAAATCCGAACGAACGGTAAAGCTTCGATCTCACCGATTGAAACTCGCGCAAACGGTgaaaaacttcacctcaccgaacaggAACTCAAACAAACGGGGAAAAACCTCAATTCTCCGAACAAAAGCTCCAGCGAACGGCGAAAAACGTCAAACTATCGATCGAAAACTCAAACCAACGGTGAAAAACGTctaaaatggttgcaccagcacacaaccacacagaaactaccGAAAcatcaagaactcacgctgtggatggggacaggttttacacggccccacggtgggcgcctgatgatcctgcctattgaccaaaacgcaagagccttgcctcgtcaaaggtagcttcctctggatcggctttgcaccgtgTCAGCTTTCGTCCttcaccttgattcacctcagGAACCTCCAAAAGACAgaatggcgccgctgcggccgatcgcgctccgacgctcaagtcagcgactgaaccaccaaaatactaagaggaaaactaagaacttcaggaaccgtgcaatgttctctctcagcgtactcaagttctcgcaagcgtaaaagaagtattctgaAACACGcatacctcagaagttcgttaggattccttatatacctgtgcattttctctctcctgacagttacacatctggacacgtggctcgcatccagctgtacgcgtgtcaccatctggagcatccttgacttgagcgtcacctcttactcttcaggcttattcgactaagttatccatgtaaggagtaactcggtgtatagctgccttggaacgcgatctcttctgtctggcgagtacgggtgtcatcatacacattttccctgtggtctcgccggccgccatcatgatctactttacttgcttcatcgtgcatgctcgggtaagctgtttcccgacctcaacctctggctagctagggaatgatcatctgacgacttcatcctctgcttcgaaagcctggaacaagctttcctgatccttcggcgatgtcctcctttcggcgatctctgatcacttggtcgtctgggttcgcatccggcgactacatcacaaacctggtgaccgccggtttaggtatgctagagatcggagcacgccaacttaacgactggcgactacacgagccccccgacttccttcccttctgccagccaggtgtcccgttcaacacgcctatattatcgcttgctgccacgtcatcacttccgactacctggacggtacatatataattaaataaaaaatttaatcaaattaaataatatattattatttgtgttaattttttattacttatatttatatttattttaaattaaatatgtttaaaataattatatttttttatcacaataaatCATATGTAATATTAGTGAAGAACTTAATATTTTAACAATGTGATTCTTAATGAGTTATAGAAATTgaagttattaatttataaaataaactaaacatctctattgaaaaaaataaaataaaatgtatacatTAGAGAAATAGGAAAAGCAAAATAAGATATGTTCCCGCCAGTTGACCGGATGcgtctttgtgcgtggcttgtcctcgcgagctagggcaccttcgttctgctccgtctgtgagtacctgaaaagaagtggacaaaggagcgccctcgcggccgtttgcactctgacgatcaagtcaactagcgagaaacatcaaagtgacgcacctccgtatcggaacaccgtgaacggatgctctgaaggtggtcaaataaCTGAGTAACTAAATAACTAGTGCTTTCTTCCCTAAttgcctgtgcgtacagtgggtgcgccAACAAGACCACTAGGGTTTCTCtgtgtgtgtgaaactgtgAGAATTAGGTCCAAACTCGATCCCCGTCTCCAACCTCTAAGGCCTCTTTTAAACgtctaaagcatttaaagcgtcttaaagcgcatttaaagcgtataaaaacgttcaacgcgtttaaaacgttcaaagcatttaaagcgtttaaagtgctttaaagcgttcgaaacataaactaaattaaagcacaccttagcgaactttcaagaaaacattgatgtttcagtgcttactgccacgtgttcttctgacttgattgCTACTCTACGTGGAGGGCCCTACAGCGCcataacccaacttagggttaatccatcgTGCAAGCCCTCCTTTCTCAAAGTGCATCTGGCAcaagggggtgactttctgggtgccaactcatgcgccccaacctctagtcactcgcactgggagtgtatctaccttcctctcgtaccacgcacaggttcgcccctgggcgtggccctctcatgggtcgtatctgtcccaagggtctcccagaggtggcgtgggtacttcacaagtcaggttaCTCCTCACTGGTACTaggaatatggccttgaagccacctctctcttctctttattacttgttctgaggtactgaggcctctcacggtgtcgccccctccacggtctttcctacccatgggtatcggggggtggcaccgtcgatgccttaatctggcgacgcctatacctggcgacgcctcaccttggcgacgcctcaccttggcgacgcctcaccttggcggcgcctcaccttggcgacacctcatcttggcgacgcctcatcttgacTTTCTTCCCATGGGtccccttgaggggtcccaccatatgttgactttgactttggtcaacgcccgaggacgggacggtacacacgccccccagtcttgagctgacacttgtttcagcaaaaagactaaggcctcgccctcgcatccacgtggcattttgacgtgacactctctgagcCTTTGACCCGACATTCTCTGCGCTGAGGATGTGACACTTTAAGTTATGTTttaatctcttgacacgtggctTGATCGCACGACCATCACTTAGCGCCTTTTGCACTCCTCAAGTTAACGTTACATCTTTCAAAAACACGCGCTCCAAACCACTGTTTCATTCACTCTTCGCATTCTCTCTACTGTTCAACTTCCCAAACTTTCTCTGCAACCTCCGTTCTCTCTCGCGTTTTCAATCTTCGAATACCCAGATACtcaaaaggtatgatttttctcctTCAATGGCCCCTTCTCTTTACCGTATTGTTCTTATAATTGTCTGGGATTGTTCATTTCTTCTGCATTTTTGTGTTCTTCCCCTTTCCTCTGCTTTCTCGTTCTTCCCTCTTTTCCAGATTTCTTTCGTGGGTAGGAGTTCTCTTAGGGTTTCGTCCCATTTGCTTCTTCGAACTTGCTAAGCCTTTGCCTTTTCCTTCCTTCTTCAGATTTTTCATCAACGATGGCACGTACGGAAACGACGACCAATCCTCCTCCCCCCGGGGTCAACTATAAGGCTTAGTATCCCTAGGCCTTTGATGAACTCCTGGCCGAGTGCACAACCCTAACCACTGTTGGAGACGTGGAGGACCATATTGGTGACCCACGACTATACAATTTCAATGCTTTCTGTAGCATCCACGACTCCCACGTCTCCGTTCGTCATGGCACCCCCGGGGAGCCTGTCTGCGTGGATGATAGGTCCAACGGTGGGAAACCCTTTTTCTTCCTTTATCAAACAGTGTTCAAGCGCGTCGGTCTGCGCCTTCCTTCTACAACCTTCGAAAGGGAGCTGCTTACCGAAATCAACACAACCTGagggaggagggccaagcacatctagccatgggAGCCAAAGCCCACACCATGAAGAACGTCtagaccaaggagagcgtctagctccAAGGAATGAGCGTCTAGGCCGTGAAGAAGGGAagctacccatggagcgtctaggtgtggaactagaccgtctaggtcctctcacaagatcaatggctaagcatgtacaagcacaagtggatgaagccacggatggaagagagaaagccttgtatatgttgcatcaaggcccaataggggtacttagtagatagggtagtgtagaaagcacatttgaaggaaacattctagaactttgctaggtgtgaccggtcatggcacatggcctaggctttgcatttcatttggtttacatttcattatgTATTAGCTTAGGTCTTAcgtcccaaatagcctataaatagggaggctatctcatgtattttccaagtttattgtgagtaaagttatgctgccaatttgtgctcaactttgcttctccctagaatcctaggctctaaacttcaattccttcatcttttcccttgagctggccgaaccactcaatacccacacttatcatgcacctacaagatcaacaccactcttaggaggatcttgctcactctcattcattgcttccgccccatactctacattgattcaagaagaacttcatgaaaatgccatcacaaCCCCTAcccagctacaccccaacagctggTACTTGGGCATTCTGCCCTCCGTGGACgtcttccttcatttctttgaagtgaagaagcaagggaaaagccttTGGATAAGCTTTTCCGGAGTCGCTGGCAGGATACTCCTCACCCTTTTCCAGAACTCGTACAAGGGGTGGAAAGGccaattcttcagggtgtgttgcaccaaacacgaccccacagccctggatggcttccccttgtattgggcgGAGAAGCCAAAGCTGCTTAAGCCCAAATCTTTGGATGAACTGACCTCTACTGATAGAGAGGTATGTGTGGCTTTGGCCGACCTGGGAGTCGTCTTCAGCACCATGAAACTCATAGCTTGCGAGTTTAACGCGGACGCCCTCTCTGGGTACTTTGGTAGAAAAATCTACACCCCTACTTGTTTTCTTTACATTCGCCTCTTGATGTGTTTTCTCTGATTGATGTGTGTGCTGTTTATCTGCCTAACTTCTGTATGTGTTATATGTGCCTTCTCGTTTAACTGGTGTTAGCTCTAACCCTTGCTCTCTTGTTTGTCTGGTGCAGCATCGGTAATGGACTCCTCCAGGCGAATTGAGGGCTCGCCTCAAGGCAACATCTGCGAAGGTTGGCGCCTCCAGCACCCCCATCACTGAGTCCaaccctcctccatcaccaacACCACACACGACCCAAACACCCAATTCTCCTCATTCTCTCCAAACACCCAACTCACCCCCACCAATCGTTGCGGTCCCACTAGCTGTGGCTGCCAACCTCACCCCAGCCCCCCTGGACAGGGCAAGGGTGTCCTTGTGGCCCCCTCCGATGACGAAGACTCTGGCGAGGGGCAggtcttcaagaggaggaggacCAACAAGGTCATCTCTTCACGATCTCCCTCCCCCCAACATGGAGAGTCGCTGAGGGACAACCCTCCCAGTGCCACATCTCCCCCACCACAAGTGGGCCAAGAGGAGTAGAGTCTGCGCTCCCACCAACACAAACTGTTGCACAAGCTTCCGCCCCAGAGGTCTTGACGATTCCCCCGACGATCATGCAACTAATGAGGGGGTTCAATGAGAGGTCGCCGGGGAGTTCTTCTGGCGAGGCtaagaaggaaggcatgccctacTACATGGGGGCCTTCCTCAGTATTGCACTCGACTGGCGCGTACAAGCAAAAACCAAAGCCATCGAGATGCAAACCCTTCAGGGCCTCAAGCGAGAGGTGGCCACCTTGAAGGAGGAGAAGCTAAAGCTCACGCAACTTTGGGAGCAAAAAGAAAGCGCCTTCAAAGCTTCTCTGATGGAGACCCAGGAGGCAGTGGAGGCAGCCAACCTGAAGCTGCGCAAGGCTGATCAGAAACACGCTGACCTTTTGGGTTCCATGGCTGCAGTCGGAGGCTGTTGAACTGAGGGTGGCCGCTGAAAGCTCTAAGGTCCTGGGAGTGAAGTTGAGCGAAACGGAGGAGAAATTGGCTGCGAAGATTGAAGCTTCCAATCTTCTCCAAGCTGAGGTGAACAAGCTTCAGGCGGAGAAGGAATTTCTAGACAAGTAGCTAGTCTCCCAAAACTCCAAGTTCGAGGAGCTGGAGAAGTCCAACAAGGAACTCCTTGACGACATGGCCGGCACCTTCGATGAGGGGTTCAAggaggctctggcccaagcTACATGTGAGAACCCAGGGATCAACACCTCCAACTGTGACCCTGGCAATCATATTGTCGACGGGAAGGTAGTGCCCCTCGACTTTGGGGGTTGAACTTCATTTCATTAATATTCATTTGTAAACTTGTATCTTCTAACATCTTACCATACTCTGAACTTTATCTGTGACTCTGACatttaatcttatttaaaaGATCATTTGAGCTTTATCTTTACATCCCCGCATACCTTTAGTTTCTCAGCTCTACTGCTTTCTTTGCTAAATTGAATGTGTTATTACCCCTACATTTCTTAAATGCTTTGACTAGGACTTTTTAGGTAGCACGCGACCTTCTCTCTTACTCTTCCCTTTTGAGTCGTGACGCATACTCTCCCCCTGGTCTTTTACTTAGCCTCCATTTGACCTTTGTATCTGCGAGGGATCTTCCTCATGAAGGCGCCACCTGCCTCGTCATTGCCCAAAGGCAAAGGAGGATTTGATCTCTTCTATGGCCTTAACATCGCTCAAAGGTGCAGAGGGCGTATCTGTTCACCTGGGGCCTCGacgtcgctcgagggcgagggagGACTTTATCTGTTCATCTCTGGTGCCTCAGcgtcgctcgagggcgaggaggacttattTGTTCTATGGCCTCAACATCGCTCAAAGGCGCAGAGGGCTTATCTCACCTGCACTAGGTGTCCACGCTCGAGAAGAGACCTGCTGTGGGAGTCCTCAGCATGTCTAAACACCTGGGGCAAAAATCGCGCTTTGGTGCCCACACCCATGAAGAGGCCTATACAACAGCGCCGTATCATCCATGGGGTGtctaaaacaccaaggcgacTTGGTTCTCCACTGCTCCAAAACTTCTTGCTGTCTGATGCCCACGCTCGAAGGAAACGCCCCCCGTCACTTCcttgcgaggtgtctaaacatcagacaccggggctagctattcatacctgaggagggggcgtcccgaaggaatcccttaacccctgctcagggactaggCACTCAGATTTCGACTCATGTCTAACATCtgacaccggggctagctattcatacttgaggagggggcgtcccgaaggaatcctttaacccctgctcaaggactaggcacccGGATTTCAACTTATACTAAGCGCACCTGTCGTCTTGTTCTATGGGTACGAGCGTGCGCTCCAGCTTCTTACTCTGAATTTTGACGTTTGCTTCATTATTTGGCGATGCCTCCTCCTGGCGATGTCTACTCTTGGCGGCGCCTTGgtctggcgacgcctcatcctggcgacgcctacacttaggcaacgcctcatcttggcgatgccttgtctgggcgacaccttatcttggcgactccttgtctgggcgacgccttatcttggcgactccttgcctgggcgacgccttatcttggcgacgcctacctCAGGCGACGCTTCGAGTCTTTGTCTTTCGTTTCTTAATCTTTGCTCTTACATCGCGTGGGAGGGAAAAACTGAACAAAGCTTTACTTGaactttcttttttacttgggtggcctcattaaaaaacccccgagagggaaaaagagtgtccccgttacaattcaactgaaataaaactttaaatttgccGCATTCCAACTACGTAGGATGGTGCTCCCCTCTAGGGTCTCTAGATTGTACGAACTGTTTCCCTTGGCTTTGGTTACTCTGAAGGGtctggtccacttgggagacaacttgttctccaactcgtaaggaTGAGCCTCCCTCATGACCAGGTCGCCAACTTGGAACTGCTgcagcttcaccttagagctgtactgatgctctactcttctcttcacggaTTCAACCTTTATCCTTGCTTCCTCTCTGGCCTCGTCCAATAGGTCTAGATTTACCCTTCTTTCCTGATTGGATTCTTTTGCCACAAAGCTTAGGAAACGTGGAGAACTCTCGTGaatctctactgggatcatggcatctGAGCCGTATATTAGGCTGAATGACGTCTCCAAggtggaagattgaggcgtggtgtggtaagcccacacgatccttggtacttcttctACCCACGCCTCTTTAGCCTTCTCAAGTCTTCGCTTCAATCCGCTAAGCAAAACTCTatttgctgactctacctgtccattcgtctgggggtgttcgactgatgcaaacacctgcttgattctCACTTTCGCACACAACTTTCCCAATTGTTGGCTCACGAACTgagtgccattgtcggagatgAGACGCCTTAGCACCCCGAAACGACATACAATGTTTTTCCAAACGAAGTGTTGTACTTTGTGagcagtgatttgtgccactggttctgcctctatccactttgtgaagtactcgatggcaactatcagatacttcatctgccttatcgccagggggaaaggccccagaatatcgattcctcatGTGTGGAagggccatgggctgtatatcGACCTCAGTTCCTCTAGAGGTGCCTTTTGCCAATCTGCATGCAtctggcactgcttgcatcgcTATCTTACACAATCTTCCCTCACTGATGGCAAATAAAACCCTGCTCGaatcaccttggaggctaatGATCTTCCCCCCACGTGGCTTCCGCAAATCCCCTCGTGAAGCTCTGACATGATCCTcatacactcgtcgccactcacACATGTCAGAATTGGGTGCGTGAACCCATGCCTAAATATCACTCCTTCAACGAGGGTGTACCTTgcagagttcttctttatcttcttccCTTCTCCAGGCTTTGCTGGGAGAATTCCATCTGCAATGTATCGCCTATAAGGCGTCATCCACGTGTCGCCGTCCTCCAAGGCGCATACATGCACACCCTTCTCTCCCTCGGGCGAGGCCGCGTAGGTGCTGATGCGGGGTGCCCTCACCATATCTTGAATCAAAGAGCGATGGCTCCTTGGTTTTCCTCTTGCTGTGCTAATGTGAAGGATATCCACCCTGTTGTCGGCTACGAACTTTCGCGGcgttttgagcgtctcttggatgacTGTCATCTgctttccccccttgcctgagctggccagcttcgcaagcaggtcagctctgccATTTTGTTCtctagggacatgcaccagctcaaacgcaGCGAAGGCTCCCTTCAACATTTCGACGTACCTCAAGTACGCAGCCATCTGCGGATCCTTCGCCTGGTACTcccctgttacttgtcctgtgaccaacTGGGAATCACTCTTCGCCACGAGGCTTTGAGCGCCcattttgtaccgtcccgtatccagggcgttgactaagtcaaagtcaaagtcaacggctggagagtcaaagtcaacgcaaggcgtcgcctaagtggagagacgccaagaggaagcgtcgccaaggcaaggcgtcgcctaggcaaaggcgtcgcccaaccagggcgtcgccagatcaaacagtgctgaagcaaggcaatcacggtgtggttccccgatacccatgggtaggaaagaccatggagggagcgatgccgtgggaaggcctcaggtcccaatagcacggggcagcgataaagagaaggaaaaggtggcttcaaggccatagtaatagtaccagtgtagggcagcctgactcgtgaagtgctcctcccgccccagagacgcctgtggggcagatacgactcaagaggaaagtcacgcccagggcaaccgggtgcagagtacaaaaggaaggcagatacgctctcgaagtaagtgactagatacttgggtgcatgagttggcacccaaaaagtcacccctagcgcagtagcactcccaagcaggaggactcacacgtagagacgtccccagatgggcagaaacgcccccagatggggtcatggcgtcgtgaggccctccacgtgtacgacagccatgccagaatagaaacaccctttagtcaggtgccaggtaattaaaagtcattcaatacagtttccctttcgagcattcaggtactataatggctcccgagcgtttcaacgtcttaaatgcgctacgttttctaattaagcgctttaatgagtgcgttacgtttgtgattaaaagcgctttaagacgctttaaatgcttgggtagtttaaatagcgcagagaatgttggaaaaagggttcgaactttctgcaaatttaccagagctctctagttgcttgctcgtgcttcattagttacgaacaagggactggggaacatttttgcctgaaggagagaACACAGATATACAgtacacagttatttcttaccaccttcagagtgccatacgcggtgctcagagacggaggtgaatagttttggtgtttcttgctggctgacttgagcgtcgaagtgcaaacggccgctagggcgcctctttgtcctcttttttgcaggaatccacaggcaatcagtgggaaggagtccctagctgacggttgaggtcgcgcacgaagacgtcccggtcaaccggacggaacatttggcgcccaccgtggggccgatataaaacatcagtcccatcacaattTCGAGGaaatctaccaagttacagtaacgttgaaggaggttggagtgacaatggcccccaccagacgaagcacagcacgcgcagccccagcagaactatccatgcagcaggtcctggagataatgagggggttgcagcagg
Encoded here:
- the LOC137836735 gene encoding uncharacterized protein, encoding MGAQSLVAKSDSQLVTGQVTGEYQAKDPQMAAYLRYVEMLKGAFAAFELVHVPREQNGRADLLAKLASSGKGGKQMTVIQETLKTPRKFVADNRVDILHISTARGKPRSHRSLIQDMVRAPRISTYAASPEGEKGVHVCALEDGDTWMTPYRRYIADGILPAKPGEGKKIKKNSARYTLVEGVIFRHGFTHPILTCVSGDECMRIMSELHEGICGSHVGGRSLASKVIRAGFYLPSVREDCVR